The following coding sequences are from one Armigeres subalbatus isolate Guangzhou_Male unplaced genomic scaffold, GZ_Asu_2 Contig141, whole genome shotgun sequence window:
- the LOC134202783 gene encoding myosin regulatory light chain 2-like, which yields MSEKKEKKTKKKASSKEETPADTPAPETPAAPTPSDSGSQRGSTRGSSSRKAKKAPSSVFVLFSQKQIAEFKEAFQLMDNDKDGVIGKNDLRSTFDALGKLVSDKELDEMLGEAQGPLNFTQLLTLFANRMSGGGQDDDDVVINAFKAFDMNGKIDGEKFRYALTHWGADKFTDDEVDDAFDQMIIDDKGFIDTAALIGMLTGTEEGEEE from the exons ATG TctgagaagaaggaaaagaagacCAAGAAGAAGGCCTCCTCCAAGGAAGAGACTCCCGCCGATACCCCAGCACCAGAAACCCCGGCGGCACCTACCCCCTCGGATTCCGGCTCTCAGCGAGGATCCACCCGTGGCTCGTCCTCCCGCAAGGCCAAGAAGGCCCCATCCTCCGTCTTCGTCCTCTTCTCCCAGAAGCAGATCGCCGAATTCAAGGAG GCTTTCCAGCTAATGGACAACGACAAGGATGGTGTGATCGGCAAGAACGATCTGCGCTCGACCTTCGATGCCCTGGGTAAACTGGTTTCCGATAAGGAATTGGACGAAATGCTTGGCGAAGCACAGGGCCCACTCAACTTCACCCAGCTGCTGACGCTGTTCGCCAACCGCATGTCCGGTGGTGGCCAGGATGACGACGATGTCGTCATCAATGCATTCAAGGCCTTCGACATGAACGGCAAGATCGATGGCGAGAAGTTCCGTTACGCACTGACCCATTGGGGCGCGGACAAGTTCACCGACGACGAGGTTGACGATGCCTTCGACCAGATGATCATCGACGATAAGGGCTTCATCGACACCGCTGCCCTGATCGGAATGCTCACCGGCACCGAAGAGGGAGAGGAAGAATAA